In Yersinia enterocolitica subsp. enterocolitica, one DNA window encodes the following:
- a CDS encoding virulence factor SrfB, with protein MLATITDYKQKISLIQNSGIQFLDFALKPEFDSELPNKFVRKSANGPLLRLNYHEHNGKYSLMVPGAAPEIVKPEFSFPLEQSLKLLNKIWLPLPFLRFNPPRNFTNGPDNWARVQILVLDSPDQDGNTLRVTLAFDTKVYAEGHANEYLAPNENDIKTGLSFALAYHNEELAEFLDLTWVDGWLREVFIQQASEQEERTARHISASLREFEYQAHYLNLLELLGSQVGVPEIKINTSTLQEPAVNVDLILDVGNSHTCGILVEDSSDESHGLKQTYELQIRDLSEPHHLYNELFESRVEFAQAKFGKQNFSVESGRDDAFVWPSITRVGNEASRMALHRLGTEGSTGISSPRRYLWDEETYTPGWRFNETQTAQIHEPLATALPLTHLVNDDGQPLYSVPVDERLPVFSPHYSRSSLMTFMLSELLAQALMQINSAAQRLKMTHANAPRQLRAIILTLPSAMPKPEREIFRRRMNEAIALVWKSMGWHPADDNFIFEQKQVSKQDHAKSRVLVPTVQMEWDEATCGQMVYLYNETQVNFGGRTAAFFASMARPDKQLEAGETAGKTLRIASIDIGGGTTDLAITQYWLDDGMGNNVKISPRLLFREGFKVAGDDILLDVIQLYILPALQARLKKVAIANTDALMDKLFGNDGRMDGQSALRQQATLQIFMPVGRAILEAYENFDPLDTNAEIDASFGELLLQQPTSKVLEYINSEVQRELAADAGAFDILQVPLVLKLSKLHGEFLSNRMSITQNLRSLSEVVSLYSCDVLLLTGRPSRFPGIQALFRHLQPLPNNRILSLDGYHTNDWYPFNKQGRIDNPKSTAAVGAMLCLLSLDLRLAGFYFKAGDFQPYSTIRYLGILSSNDALTDENVYYRDIDLDSTDFTLPSDARFQVRGTSCLGFRQLDNDRWPASPLYTLSIVDQELARKVAGDGALYVRLKLAKGDDKTVFDKTAADKTAFDKNNSPQRFEIADAVLQDGSRVPLHHLRLKLNTLASNGSASTHYWIDSGSVFKK; from the coding sequence ATGCTGGCAACGATCACTGACTATAAACAGAAAATTTCGCTGATTCAGAATAGTGGTATCCAGTTTTTGGACTTCGCATTAAAACCTGAATTTGATAGCGAATTGCCGAATAAATTTGTCCGCAAAAGTGCCAATGGCCCGCTATTACGGCTGAATTACCATGAACATAATGGCAAATATTCACTGATGGTACCGGGCGCGGCCCCTGAGATTGTAAAACCGGAATTTAGCTTCCCGCTGGAACAATCACTTAAGCTGCTGAATAAAATTTGGCTCCCCCTGCCGTTCTTGCGTTTTAATCCCCCGCGCAACTTCACTAATGGGCCGGATAATTGGGCCAGAGTACAAATTTTAGTGTTGGATAGCCCTGATCAAGATGGCAATACCTTACGGGTTACCCTTGCTTTTGATACCAAGGTTTACGCGGAAGGCCATGCTAACGAATATCTCGCGCCCAATGAAAACGATATTAAAACCGGATTAAGTTTCGCGCTGGCGTATCATAATGAAGAATTAGCCGAATTTCTTGATTTGACCTGGGTGGATGGCTGGTTACGCGAAGTCTTTATTCAGCAAGCCTCTGAGCAGGAAGAACGCACCGCTCGCCATATTAGTGCATCGCTGCGCGAGTTTGAATATCAAGCCCACTATCTTAATTTGCTGGAGTTACTGGGCAGCCAGGTGGGTGTGCCAGAGATCAAAATCAATACCAGCACCCTGCAAGAACCCGCAGTGAATGTCGACCTTATTCTTGATGTCGGTAACTCTCATACCTGCGGTATTTTGGTGGAAGACAGTAGCGACGAAAGTCATGGTCTGAAACAAACCTATGAATTGCAAATCCGCGATTTGAGTGAGCCTCACCACCTCTATAATGAGTTGTTTGAGAGCCGGGTTGAGTTCGCCCAAGCTAAGTTTGGCAAACAGAATTTTTCAGTAGAAAGTGGCCGTGATGATGCTTTTGTCTGGCCATCGATTACCCGTGTTGGTAATGAAGCCAGCCGTATGGCGCTGCACCGGTTGGGTACCGAAGGTTCTACCGGTATTTCCAGCCCACGCCGCTATTTGTGGGATGAAGAAACCTATACCCCAGGCTGGCGTTTCAATGAAACGCAAACTGCGCAAATACATGAACCCTTAGCCACCGCATTGCCGCTGACCCATCTGGTGAATGATGACGGCCAGCCTTTGTACAGCGTGCCAGTTGACGAGCGGCTGCCAGTATTTTCGCCACATTATAGCCGTAGCTCATTGATGACATTTATGTTATCGGAGCTACTGGCACAGGCGCTGATGCAAATAAACAGCGCCGCACAGCGCTTGAAAATGACTCATGCCAACGCCCCGCGCCAGCTGCGGGCCATTATTCTCACTCTGCCGTCAGCCATGCCCAAACCCGAGCGGGAGATTTTCCGCCGTCGGATGAATGAAGCTATTGCCCTGGTGTGGAAATCCATGGGGTGGCATCCAGCAGATGATAACTTTATCTTTGAGCAAAAACAGGTCTCTAAGCAAGACCACGCTAAAAGCCGGGTCTTAGTTCCGACAGTTCAGATGGAATGGGATGAAGCCACCTGTGGTCAGATGGTTTATCTGTATAACGAAACCCAGGTTAACTTCGGTGGACGTACTGCCGCATTTTTTGCCAGCATGGCACGGCCAGACAAGCAACTTGAAGCGGGAGAAACCGCAGGGAAAACCCTACGAATCGCCTCAATTGATATTGGTGGCGGCACCACGGATCTGGCCATTACGCAATACTGGCTGGATGATGGTATGGGCAATAATGTCAAAATCAGCCCGCGTTTACTGTTCCGCGAGGGGTTTAAAGTCGCGGGTGACGACATTTTGCTGGATGTTATTCAGCTCTATATTTTGCCAGCCCTACAGGCTCGGCTTAAGAAAGTTGCTATTGCCAATACTGATGCACTGATGGATAAGTTGTTCGGTAATGATGGCCGAATGGATGGGCAATCGGCGTTACGCCAGCAAGCCACGTTACAGATATTTATGCCAGTAGGCCGAGCTATTTTGGAAGCTTATGAAAACTTTGACCCACTGGATACCAACGCAGAGATCGACGCCAGCTTTGGTGAGCTATTATTGCAACAGCCAACATCGAAGGTGTTGGAATACATTAACAGCGAAGTTCAGCGTGAATTGGCCGCCGATGCTGGGGCATTTGATATCTTGCAGGTGCCGCTGGTATTGAAATTAAGTAAATTGCACGGCGAGTTTTTATCTAACCGGATGAGTATTACTCAAAACCTGCGTTCGCTATCCGAAGTGGTGTCGCTCTACAGTTGCGATGTGTTGTTATTGACTGGCCGCCCTTCGCGCTTCCCTGGCATTCAGGCCCTATTCCGCCACTTACAGCCGTTGCCGAATAATCGTATTCTTTCGCTGGATGGATACCATACCAACGATTGGTATCCATTTAACAAACAGGGCCGAATAGATAATCCTAAATCCACGGCTGCGGTGGGGGCAATGCTGTGTTTGTTGTCACTCGATTTACGGCTAGCCGGCTTTTACTTCAAAGCCGGTGACTTCCAGCCTTATTCGACCATCCGCTATCTTGGCATACTGAGCAGCAACGATGCCCTGACCGATGAAAATGTCTACTATCGCGACATCGATCTTGATAGTACGGATTTTACCCTACCATCTGACGCGCGCTTTCAGGTCAGAGGCACGTCGTGTCTGGGGTTCCGCCAGCTTGATAATGACCGCTGGCCAGCATCCCCGCTCTATACCTTATCGATTGTCGATCAAGAACTGGCCCGTAAAGTTGCCGGAGACGGTGCCTTGTATGTCAGATTGAAACTCGCGAAAGGTGATGACAAAACTGTCTTTGATAAAACGGCCGCTGATAAAACTGCTTTTGATAAAAACAACAGCCCGCAACGTTTTGAGATAGCTGATGCGGTACTGCAAGATGGCAGCCGTGTTCCACTACATCATCTGCGTCTTAAGTTAAACACACTAGCCAGCAATGGTTCAGCATCAACCCATTATTGGATTGATAGTGGGAGCGTATTTAAAAAATGA
- a CDS encoding SrfA family protein: MAKSFLRSGSLDDILALGENGQPVYAAALQIREALRLKKQQPIADCLAIPQLNEQGDRIDWYAPIEGKVTSWVAASTTERKSAIKQLSACLSSANDLCLRAQKSDKAAQRLFGVLLAKTLQFPDQNHVYLVAGKPVLTFWGFVSQDQKTRTDPLDCLRQTAEAIEPTFSPLSVAPVAPPVAAISEPPLPADIAPAIEPTPEPVPPSLPEKKTSRWLRLSWALPVVALIIALIVQFSGGIPESASAAPEAKPAVAKDKVAEDKVVKDKAEPEASTPIIKMTPPLLEPKLPLEHATIVPPAPVVVQQPVAAPELTAAQSKSALILPFDAVKVGSTAFLNGNWRVSPDIKAAQTGRAPSLKYQIKNGKGTVKITHGDNVTCQANITAGLMKSGNLVINSRYRAQCSDGSKYQMPEIVCKQGLTGIADCKGRYDANTTLPMTMKRETK; the protein is encoded by the coding sequence GTGGCGAAATCATTTTTACGCAGTGGTAGTTTGGACGATATTCTGGCGTTGGGCGAAAACGGACAACCGGTTTATGCTGCTGCACTTCAGATTAGAGAGGCATTGCGTCTCAAAAAACAGCAGCCGATTGCCGATTGTCTGGCGATCCCTCAGCTCAATGAACAAGGTGACCGTATTGACTGGTATGCGCCTATTGAAGGTAAAGTCACCTCATGGGTTGCGGCCAGTACCACAGAGCGAAAATCCGCGATAAAACAACTGTCTGCCTGCCTCTCCAGTGCCAATGATTTATGTCTGCGTGCGCAAAAATCAGATAAAGCCGCTCAGCGGTTATTCGGTGTGTTGCTGGCCAAAACCCTGCAATTTCCCGATCAGAATCATGTTTATCTGGTGGCAGGTAAACCGGTACTGACTTTTTGGGGATTTGTCAGTCAGGATCAGAAAACACGAACTGACCCACTCGATTGCTTACGACAGACAGCTGAAGCTATTGAGCCGACATTCTCACCACTGAGCGTTGCACCGGTTGCGCCGCCGGTTGCCGCGATTAGCGAACCACCACTGCCAGCCGACATTGCGCCAGCCATCGAGCCGACGCCAGAACCGGTACCGCCCTCCCTGCCTGAGAAAAAGACATCTCGTTGGCTGCGATTAAGCTGGGCATTGCCCGTTGTGGCATTAATTATCGCATTAATCGTGCAATTCAGTGGCGGAATACCGGAAAGTGCGTCGGCGGCTCCCGAGGCTAAGCCAGCGGTGGCTAAAGATAAGGTAGCTGAAGATAAAGTCGTTAAAGATAAAGCCGAGCCAGAAGCCAGCACACCGATTATCAAGATGACTCCGCCGTTGCTGGAGCCAAAACTCCCGCTAGAACATGCCACCATTGTTCCCCCGGCACCTGTCGTAGTACAACAACCGGTTGCTGCACCAGAGTTAACTGCCGCACAGAGCAAGAGTGCGCTGATCCTCCCGTTCGATGCGGTTAAGGTGGGGTCGACCGCCTTCCTTAATGGCAACTGGCGCGTCAGCCCCGATATTAAAGCCGCCCAGACCGGTAGAGCACCGAGCCTGAAATATCAGATTAAGAATGGTAAAGGCACGGTAAAAATTACCCACGGTGACAATGTCACCTGCCAGGCCAACATTACCGCCGGGCTAATGAAATCGGGGAATTTGGTGATTAACAGCCGCTATAGGGCGCAGTGTAGTGATGGTTCAAAATATCAAATGCCTGAGATCGTCTGTAAGCAAGGTCTTACCGGTATTGCTGATTGTAAAGGCCGTTATGATGCCAATACCACACTTCCAATGACGATGAAGCGCGAGACTAAATAA
- a CDS encoding MFS transporter has protein sequence MSGIFAFFKAAPAIAPQGVFNEKKFITLRWSTFLSMTVAYVMFYVCRLSFTVAKSALVEIGITPTELGMIGSALFFCYAIGKLVNGFIADHANVVRFMSLGLLLSAGMNFMMGTTTNALLLTLFWGINGWAQSMGVGPCVVSLARWYGDKERGTFYSIWSTAHNIGEAVTYMVIAAVIAGFGWQFGYFTTAMLGVVGIVLILLFMTDSPQSASYPPISVIRNEPESVAEEKTSVLKSQLWSLRNPALWTLALASAFMYIDRYAVNSWGIFFLQQAKQYTTLEASGIIGVNAIAGIFGTIIAGILSDKFFPRNRSVMAGIIGLLNTFGFALMIFMPRNHYTDILAMIIFGATIGALTCFLGGLIAVDISSKKAAGAALGTIGIASYAGAGLGEFITGVIIDKTSVIEAGKTLYNFHTLSIFWIVTGLLSALLTFITAGIVARRQTTKQVESLT, from the coding sequence ATGTCTGGTATTTTCGCTTTCTTTAAAGCTGCACCGGCGATAGCCCCACAAGGGGTGTTTAATGAGAAGAAGTTTATCACTCTGCGCTGGAGCACGTTTTTGTCGATGACGGTGGCTTATGTGATGTTTTATGTTTGCCGTCTCTCTTTCACCGTCGCCAAAAGTGCATTGGTGGAAATTGGCATCACCCCAACCGAGTTGGGCATGATTGGTTCAGCGCTGTTTTTCTGTTACGCCATCGGTAAGTTAGTGAATGGTTTTATTGCTGACCATGCCAATGTCGTGCGGTTTATGAGTTTGGGGCTGCTACTCAGTGCCGGTATGAACTTTATGATGGGCACCACTACCAATGCCCTGCTGCTGACACTATTTTGGGGTATTAATGGCTGGGCGCAATCAATGGGGGTCGGCCCTTGTGTGGTTTCATTAGCCCGTTGGTATGGCGATAAAGAACGGGGAACGTTTTACTCCATTTGGTCAACGGCACACAATATCGGCGAGGCTGTCACCTATATGGTGATTGCGGCGGTGATTGCCGGTTTTGGCTGGCAGTTTGGTTATTTCACCACCGCCATGCTGGGCGTGGTTGGGATTGTCCTGATTTTGCTGTTTATGACGGACTCGCCACAAAGTGCCAGTTACCCGCCTATCAGTGTGATTCGAAATGAGCCAGAAAGTGTGGCTGAAGAGAAAACTTCAGTATTAAAAAGCCAACTTTGGTCACTGCGTAATCCGGCATTATGGACACTCGCATTGGCGTCAGCATTTATGTATATCGACCGCTACGCGGTGAATTCTTGGGGTATTTTCTTCCTGCAACAAGCGAAACAATATACCACGCTGGAAGCATCAGGTATCATCGGGGTAAATGCTATTGCCGGTATATTTGGCACTATTATCGCCGGTATTTTATCAGACAAATTCTTTCCGCGTAATCGCAGTGTTATGGCCGGAATAATAGGTTTATTAAATACGTTTGGTTTTGCTTTAATGATATTTATGCCTCGAAACCATTATACCGATATATTAGCGATGATTATTTTCGGTGCCACAATAGGGGCATTAACCTGTTTTCTTGGCGGCTTGATTGCCGTTGATATTTCATCCAAAAAGGCCGCGGGCGCAGCGCTGGGCACGATTGGTATTGCCAGCTATGCCGGTGCCGGGTTAGGTGAGTTTATTACCGGGGTTATTATTGATAAAACCTCCGTAATAGAAGCAGGCAAAACACTTTATAACTTCCATACATTATCAATATTCTGGATTGTTACCGGTTTGCTCTCTGCCCTGCTCACTTTTATTACCGCAGGTATTGTGGCCAGAAGACAAACAACAAAACAGGTTGAGAGTCTGACATAG
- a CDS encoding inositol monophosphatase family protein, producing the protein MTRLSATDIDSRYQFACDVAKAAGFMAFGFYQQRQELEIQHKGNDLQDVVSMADREVEALTRNMIAQRFPMDDFLGEETGGGHANAACTWVVDPIDGTACFLNGLHTWCVSVGVIVDGEPVIGVVYDPNHQELFHACRGGGAFLNGKPIQVHPGKDVRDGVMGAGTSHRVTPEDFLPFLHHLLHAGGMFMRSGSGALMTAQVAAGRLIGYYEPHMNAWDSLPGIVLVREAGGITNNFLADGGLQKGNVVLMANPQVYQQLTEFVKQPLKS; encoded by the coding sequence ATGACCAGATTAAGCGCGACGGACATTGATTCCCGCTATCAATTTGCCTGTGATGTCGCGAAAGCTGCTGGCTTTATGGCATTCGGTTTTTACCAGCAACGACAAGAATTAGAGATACAACACAAAGGCAATGATTTGCAGGATGTGGTCAGTATGGCTGACCGCGAAGTCGAAGCATTGACCCGCAATATGATTGCACAGCGCTTCCCAATGGATGATTTCTTGGGGGAAGAAACCGGCGGAGGTCATGCCAATGCCGCTTGTACCTGGGTGGTTGATCCGATAGATGGAACCGCCTGCTTCCTGAACGGGCTGCATACCTGGTGTGTTTCTGTCGGTGTGATTGTCGATGGCGAACCGGTTATTGGTGTTGTTTACGATCCCAATCATCAGGAACTGTTCCATGCCTGCCGGGGTGGCGGTGCATTTCTCAATGGTAAGCCTATCCAGGTTCATCCGGGCAAAGATGTACGCGATGGAGTGATGGGGGCTGGCACCTCACACCGTGTCACGCCAGAGGATTTCCTGCCCTTTCTCCACCATCTGCTGCATGCCGGAGGAATGTTTATGCGCAGCGGTTCCGGCGCATTGATGACCGCGCAGGTGGCTGCCGGGCGGCTGATTGGCTACTACGAGCCCCATATGAATGCGTGGGACAGCCTGCCAGGGATAGTTCTGGTACGCGAAGCCGGTGGTATAACCAATAACTTTTTGGCTGATGGCGGGCTGCAAAAAGGCAACGTAGTCTTGATGGCCAATCCACAGGTTTATCAGCAACTGACTGAATTTGTTAAGCAACCACTGAAGTCATAG
- a CDS encoding LacI family DNA-binding transcriptional regulator, with amino-acid sequence MSEAKNSWVTASDVARLAGVSRSAVSRTFTPGASVSEKTRQRVQAAATELGYQVNIIARSMITGSSNFIGLVTAGFDNPFRSKLLAPLAHHLAIQGFMPLLMNADDPRQLEPQLRELLSYHVAGVILTSGAPPLSLAEEYLARKIPVTLINRQTELDGADQVCSDNAQGATLAAQHLLAQGVTAAGFIGENAHNFSTRQRHHGFEQALTAHGQPLASIFCEKGGYEAGWDAAAALVAQCPDLDGLFCATDMLAMGAMDYLHRHLPQQPVRIIGFDDIPQATYAAYQLTTIRQDTDCLAQTAVNLLVNRIRRFEQPSVQKTIPVELVVRQSA; translated from the coding sequence ATGAGCGAAGCAAAAAACAGTTGGGTTACCGCCAGTGATGTTGCCAGGCTAGCGGGTGTGTCTCGTTCCGCGGTTTCACGCACCTTTACTCCCGGAGCCTCTGTTTCAGAAAAAACACGCCAGCGCGTTCAGGCGGCGGCAACTGAACTTGGCTATCAGGTCAATATTATTGCGCGCTCAATGATAACCGGCAGCAGTAATTTTATCGGATTAGTGACGGCGGGTTTTGATAACCCATTTCGCAGTAAATTGTTGGCTCCATTGGCCCATCATCTGGCGATTCAAGGGTTTATGCCGCTGTTGATGAACGCCGATGACCCCAGGCAATTGGAACCTCAGCTACGAGAGTTACTGAGTTACCATGTGGCCGGTGTGATTCTTACCTCTGGCGCTCCCCCCCTCTCCTTAGCCGAAGAGTATCTCGCCAGAAAAATCCCTGTCACCTTGATCAATCGCCAGACCGAATTAGACGGAGCAGATCAGGTTTGCAGTGATAATGCGCAAGGCGCGACCTTGGCGGCCCAGCACCTGTTAGCTCAAGGAGTGACGGCCGCCGGGTTTATTGGTGAAAATGCCCACAATTTCAGTACCCGCCAACGCCATCATGGGTTTGAGCAAGCATTAACAGCCCACGGGCAGCCACTCGCGAGCATTTTTTGTGAGAAAGGCGGTTATGAAGCGGGTTGGGATGCTGCGGCGGCCTTAGTAGCACAGTGCCCTGATCTCGATGGGTTATTCTGTGCCACCGATATGCTGGCAATGGGCGCAATGGATTATTTACACCGCCATCTGCCCCAGCAACCGGTTCGAATCATCGGTTTCGATGATATCCCACAGGCAACCTACGCCGCCTACCAATTAACGACTATCCGGCAAGATACCGACTGTTTGGCGCAAACTGCGGTAAATTTACTGGTAAATCGCATTCGTCGCTTTGAACAACCTTCGGTACAAAAGACGATTCCAGTGGAATTGGTTGTTCGACAATCAGCATAA
- a CDS encoding AMP nucleosidase — translation MNQSQATTHLSAVEAIERLETLYEAALSALRDAISAYIRDGALPDVGDRAKGLFSYPQLSVSWDGRFRDHQRTRAYGRFSRTGQYSTTITRPTLFKEYLTEQLTLLENEYNAVFEVTPSQQEMPYPFVIDGSDLILDRSMTAGLAQHFPTTDLAKICDGITDGIDIAGVDFPLSHFDALRTDFSLARLKHYTGTPAEHIQPYILFTNYSRYVDEFVSWACQQILDPSSPYKALSCAGGSYITAENAEPEKTTSDLAWKKYQMPAYHLIAESGHGITLVNIGVGPSNAKTICDHLAVMRPHAWLMIGHCGGLRESQAIGDYVLAHAYLRDDHVLDAVLPPDIPIPSIAEVQRALYDATKAVSGMPGVEVKQRLRTGTVVTSDDRNWELRFSASALRFSLSRAVAVDMESATIAAQGYRFRVPYGTLLCVSDKPLHGEIKLPGQANHFYEGAISEHLQIGIRAIDLLRAEGDQLHSRKLRTFNEPPFR, via the coding sequence GTGAATCAATCACAAGCGACAACTCATCTCTCGGCCGTTGAGGCGATAGAGAGGCTGGAGACATTATACGAGGCGGCGCTGAGCGCATTGCGTGATGCTATCAGCGCCTATATTCGCGATGGGGCTTTGCCTGATGTGGGTGACCGGGCGAAGGGCTTATTTTCATATCCACAGTTGAGTGTCAGTTGGGATGGCCGATTCCGGGATCATCAACGCACCAGAGCTTATGGCCGTTTTTCGCGCACCGGTCAGTACAGCACCACAATCACCCGGCCAACATTATTCAAAGAATATCTGACTGAACAGCTGACATTACTCGAAAATGAGTACAATGCGGTGTTTGAAGTGACACCGTCACAACAAGAAATGCCGTATCCCTTTGTTATCGATGGCTCTGACCTGATTCTCGACCGCTCGATGACCGCAGGGCTGGCCCAGCATTTTCCGACCACCGATTTGGCTAAAATCTGTGATGGCATCACTGACGGTATTGATATTGCTGGCGTAGATTTCCCGCTATCGCATTTTGATGCGCTACGGACAGACTTTTCCCTGGCACGACTCAAACATTACACCGGCACACCGGCAGAACATATTCAGCCCTATATTCTATTTACCAATTACAGCCGCTATGTTGATGAGTTTGTCAGCTGGGCCTGTCAGCAGATTCTGGATCCATCCAGCCCTTATAAGGCGCTATCTTGCGCCGGTGGGAGTTACATCACCGCTGAAAATGCTGAGCCAGAGAAGACAACATCTGATTTGGCATGGAAAAAATACCAAATGCCGGCCTATCATTTAATCGCAGAAAGCGGGCATGGCATCACACTGGTGAATATTGGCGTCGGCCCCTCTAATGCCAAAACCATTTGTGACCATCTGGCGGTGATGCGACCACACGCATGGCTGATGATCGGGCATTGCGGTGGTTTACGTGAAAGCCAGGCGATTGGCGATTATGTATTGGCCCATGCTTATTTGCGTGATGACCATGTGTTGGATGCGGTGCTGCCACCGGATATTCCGATCCCCAGTATTGCTGAAGTTCAACGGGCATTATATGACGCCACCAAAGCGGTGAGCGGTATGCCGGGGGTTGAAGTCAAACAACGGCTGCGTACCGGAACGGTGGTGACTTCCGACGATCGTAACTGGGAGCTGCGTTTCTCCGCCTCTGCACTGCGTTTTAGCTTAAGTCGTGCGGTGGCGGTTGATATGGAAAGTGCCACGATTGCGGCGCAAGGATACCGATTCAGGGTGCCTTACGGCACATTACTGTGTGTGTCAGATAAACCGTTGCATGGTGAAATCAAGCTGCCGGGGCAGGCGAATCACTTCTATGAAGGTGCCATTTCCGAGCACTTACAGATTGGTATTCGAGCCATAGATTTGCTGCGCGCGGAGGGTGACCAACTGCATTCGCGTAAATTGCGCACCTTTAACGAACCTCCTTTCCGTTAA
- a CDS encoding LysR family transcriptional regulator, which produces MNSSLDLNLTRVLCAIVETGTVSQTAVRLDMSASAVSVVLNKLRRHYNDPIMFRGGTGMQPTALTLELYKIFKPALEMMDSGVNKSALLNQQGVAMRTLRIRSSSLVEFWLLGYMMQNPPQGHSLSYEFLSNQPSVQKRLELLRRRQIDIDIGFSLENDSAIQRYPLFQSNSVLVCRRDHPRVKEAITLEELKAEELLGWILPQDAVEKEQYLVAFDDIYTVHRTYRSTSFSNLLIHTAHSDALMFAPALFARQMCAILPLKTVKTAFLDSSKLNIYAHIHKAQKSDPVLQHIIGLFSQLEATSALPLSREGQQQ; this is translated from the coding sequence GTGAATAGCTCACTTGATTTGAATCTCACCCGCGTTTTATGCGCGATTGTCGAAACAGGAACGGTGTCGCAAACGGCGGTAAGGCTGGATATGAGTGCATCCGCCGTCAGTGTGGTGCTGAATAAACTGAGAAGGCATTACAACGATCCGATTATGTTTAGAGGCGGAACTGGCATGCAGCCAACCGCATTGACACTTGAATTATATAAAATTTTCAAACCTGCACTGGAAATGATGGATTCAGGGGTCAATAAAAGCGCGCTGCTTAACCAGCAAGGTGTTGCTATGCGTACCCTCAGGATACGGAGCAGTTCATTAGTTGAATTCTGGTTGCTTGGCTACATGATGCAAAATCCCCCGCAGGGTCACTCGCTGTCGTATGAATTTCTCTCCAATCAACCCTCAGTGCAAAAACGGCTTGAGTTGTTAAGAAGACGGCAAATCGATATTGATATTGGTTTTAGTCTGGAAAATGACAGTGCCATTCAGCGCTACCCGCTATTTCAGTCCAACTCGGTATTGGTATGCCGACGTGACCATCCACGGGTCAAAGAAGCCATTACCCTTGAAGAGCTAAAGGCTGAAGAGTTACTGGGGTGGATCTTGCCGCAGGACGCCGTCGAAAAAGAACAATACTTGGTTGCATTCGATGATATTTATACGGTTCACCGCACTTACCGCAGCACCTCATTTAGCAACCTGTTGATACATACTGCTCACTCTGATGCTCTGATGTTTGCTCCGGCACTCTTTGCCCGGCAAATGTGTGCAATTTTACCGCTGAAAACAGTTAAAACAGCGTTTCTGGATAGCAGTAAACTTAATATTTATGCGCATATCCATAAGGCGCAAAAATCCGATCCGGTGTTACAACACATTATTGGCTTGTTTTCTCAGTTGGAGGCAACGAGTGCGTTACCCCTCAGTCGCGAGGGGCAACAACAGTGA
- a CDS encoding helix-turn-helix transcriptional regulator, which yields MKIEPFKYPHNNCGINNATEKINFFFYSDSDLLAYSLSQLVQSISDIDYAHLIKVNFFHITVIDETVINMLRSSVNNVIIFDLDSMFYTEKIHVINDLKKTNHTLQSIALCNDQEFLIYYRFYSSFFELVLRKKIKINELTKYLGAFIDGFIARHGEFSPSEYVSSKHYFYMLTDKESAILKKILAGETNKKIANTLFISEKTVCSHRSKIYSKFGVRTLSELYSRLKHESLIV from the coding sequence ATGAAAATAGAACCTTTTAAATACCCACATAATAATTGTGGAATTAATAATGCCACTGAAAAGATCAATTTCTTTTTTTATAGTGATTCTGATTTATTGGCATATTCCCTCAGCCAACTGGTTCAGAGCATCAGTGATATCGATTATGCTCATTTAATTAAAGTAAATTTCTTTCATATAACAGTTATTGATGAAACTGTAATCAACATGTTAAGAAGTAGCGTGAATAATGTCATTATATTCGATCTTGATAGTATGTTTTACACTGAAAAAATACATGTGATAAATGATCTTAAAAAAACCAATCACACTCTACAGTCAATTGCACTTTGTAACGATCAGGAGTTTTTAATTTATTATAGATTCTATTCATCTTTTTTTGAGCTTGTTTTAAGAAAGAAAATTAAAATCAATGAATTGACTAAATATCTCGGTGCATTTATTGATGGATTTATCGCGCGACATGGCGAATTCTCACCAAGTGAATACGTTTCATCGAAACATTACTTTTATATGTTAACAGATAAAGAATCAGCCATTTTAAAGAAAATCCTGGCTGGAGAAACCAACAAGAAAATAGCCAATACATTATTTATCAGTGAGAAAACCGTCTGTAGTCATCGTTCAAAGATCTACTCGAAATTTGGTGTCAGAACATTATCTGAATTATATTCAAGATTAAAACATGAATCACTTATTGTTTAA